From a region of the Ostrinia nubilalis chromosome 18, ilOstNubi1.1, whole genome shotgun sequence genome:
- the LOC135080622 gene encoding probable G-protein coupled receptor Mth-like 5 — MQLLTILITLLFTYSQAKHNMETDLNGLAEKTYGVKINKCCEEEQIMVDISCRLAETVNQSLWEPNFMTEDGKKTTVENYQFVVGLPDCENTQMRAIYYIPNSEDELNILSDGRLHHIIHHTHSIDTIKEDPLLSNTFGINEPITIPEVKEPTSYIHEQKKYCMDKIFMTKTNVTGEYALVCVPDVKNWRDVNFIMTKILNPLFHGISIILFLIVAIIYFVLPTLRDLAGNIITTINVCLIVSQAADFVRIFTEYSNHVSFMVTDIILYISLLGAFFWLNSFGFYIWKTFKSRNVFLRVTDVRKYCYYSSVVWSSVVIMAAMAICAHFLLDTGTNPNRKMRTQFSSSIIVNDVEQETIGWLGIAIFFTPVAFTIIFNIFFYITTLKVIKRINIYGRIHHKLKGCFDLFLQLFLIMTTTWLFLLLSWLNFDGLVYAYIIVNLLQAILVFYVCIVRQSHVTFLLRKSCCYAEPIPTNDWGDEMTRMNGFNYN, encoded by the exons ATGCAGCTTCTAACGATATTAATAACATTGCTCTTTACATACTCTCAAGCTAAGCATAATATGGAAACAGATCTAAATGGACTAGCCGAAAAAACGTATGGCGTAAAGATAAACAAATGTTGCGAAGAGGAACAAATAATGGTCGATATATCATGCAGGTTAGCTGAAACAGTCAACCAAA GTCTTTGGGAACCTAATTTTATGACTGAAGATGGTAAAAAAACTACCGTAGAAAATTACCAATTTGTGGTTGGATTACCTGATTGTGAAAACACGCAAATGAGAGCAATTTACTACATACCAAATTCCGAGGATGA GTTAAACATCCTATCCGATGGCCGGTTACACCACATAATTCACCACACTCATAGTATAGACACAATAAAAGAAGATCCACTGCTCAGCAACACTTTTGGTATAAATGAACCAATCACTATACCAGAGGTGAAGGAACCAACATCATACATTCACGAACAGAAGAAGTATTGTATGGAcaag atattcaTGACGAAAACAAACGTAACTGGAGAGTATGCACTAGTGTGTGTACCCGATGTAAAAAACTGGAGAGATGTGAATTTTATTATGACGAAAATCTTAAACCCTCTGTTTCATggtatttctataattttattCCTCATCGTGGCAATCATATACTTTGTGCTACCGACACTCAGGGATCTTGCGGGAAACATCATCACTACTATCAATGTATGTTTAATTGTTAGTCAAGCGGCTGACTTTGTGAGGATATTTACCGAATACAGCAATCATGTCAGCTTTATGGTGACTG atataaTTTTGTATATCAGTTTGCTGGGTGCTTTCTTCTGGCTGAACAGTTTTGGGTTTTACATTTGGAAAACATTCAA ATCAAGAAATGTTTTTCTAAGAGTGACTGATGTGAGGAAATACTGTTATTATTCAAGCGTTGTTTGGTCTAGCGTAGTAATAATGGCAGCGATGGCAATCTGCGCACATTTCCTGTTGGACACCGGAACAAACCCTAACAGAAAAATGAGGACACAATTTTCATCGTCCATTATTGTGAATGATGTTGAACAGGAAACTATAG GTTGGCTTGGGATTGCAATATTTTTCACGCCTGTTGCCTTCACGATTATattcaatattttcttttatataaCCACACTGAAGGTTATAAAAAGGATAAATATTTATGGGCGAATACACCATAAGCTCAAAGGATG tttcgACTTGTTCCTTCAACTGTTTCTCATCATGACAACGACTTGGCTGTTCCTCCTGCTCTCTTGGCTTAACTTCGATGGACTGGTATATGCTTATATTATTGTGAATCTTTTGCAAGCCATACTTGTGTTCTACGTGTGCATAGTACGCCAGTCACACGTAACGTTCTTGTTACGGAAAAGCTGCTGCTATGCGGAGCCAATACCAACTAATGACTGGGGAGATGAAATGACCAGAATGAAtggttttaattataattag